The Daucus carota subsp. sativus chromosome 2, DH1 v3.0, whole genome shotgun sequence genome includes a window with the following:
- the LOC108208553 gene encoding kiwellin-like: protein MANLIFMFLAILFATTTLTGNAISDCNGPCTDLNDCSGQLICINSKCGDDPDVGTSVCEATCAPSTPLTCGTESYTTYSCSPPVTDSTAAILTLNDFSEGGDGGAASSCDEKFHANSELVVALSTGWFDGRSRCLKEIIITASNGNSVTAKVVDECDSMHGCDEEHAGQPPCDNNIVDGSAAVWNALGIDQDLGRVDVNWSMA, encoded by the coding sequence ATGGCAAACCTCATTTTTATGTTCCTTGCTATCCTCTTTGCTACAACAACACTCACTGGGAATGCAATCTCCGATTGCAATGGTCCATGCACTGACCTCAACGACTGCTCCGGCCAGCTGATCTGCATCAATAGCAAATGCGGCGACGATCCTGACGTGGGAACTTCTGTATGCGAAGCTACATGCGCTCCCTCGACCCCTCTTACTTGCGGAACTGAATCTTACACTACCTACAGCTGCTCCCCTCCAGTCACCGACTCCACGGCAGCCATTCTGACGCTGAATGACTTCAGCGAAGGCGGTGATGGGGGAGCAGCGTCTAGCTGCGACGAGAAGTTCCATGCAAATTCAGAACTTGTGGTGGCGCTATCCACCGGATGGTTTGATGGACGTTCGAGGTGTTTGAAGGAAATTATAATTACGGCGAGTAATGGGAATAGCGTGACGGCGAAGGTGGTGGACGAGTGTGATTCCATGCACGGTTGTGACGAGGAGCATGCAGGTCAACCGCCGTGTGACAATAATATTGTTGACGGTTCGGCTGCCGTGTGGAATGCGTTAGGGATCGACCAGGACTTGGGAAGGGTCGATGTTAACTGGTCCATGGCTTGA
- the LOC108208027 gene encoding NAC domain-containing protein 6 encodes MDKSPPTKLQLPGFRFHPTEEELIEFYLKNTIQGKTLHYDVIGVVNIYGYDPWYLPELAKIGEREWYFFVPRDTKHGSGGRPNRTTKRGFWKATGSDRKIVTLSDPKRVIGLKKTLVFYKGRAPRGSKTDWIMNEYRLPASCPSHKDIVLCKIYRKATSLKVLEQRAAMEERMKTDHSVTCSDPPSLQPMSPLISGDTTTTFSSKNQELAVLGVTQPVMKKEDEEEETMLSFLYDEATEINKILESTIINWYGEFESPVVQSQYLGPLFHTLT; translated from the exons ATGGATAAATCACCTCCAACAAAGCTTCAGCTGCCCGGCTTTCGGTTTCATCCTACTGAGGAAGAGCTCATTGAATTCTACCTCAAAAACACCATCCAGGGGAAGACATTGCATTACGATGTCATTGGTGTCGTTAATATCTATGGTTATGATCCTTGGTATCTGCCAG AGTTGGCGAAGATTGGGGAGAGAGAGTGGTACTTCTTTGTGCCAAGGGACACAAAGCATGGCAGTGGAGGGAGGCCTAACAGAACTACTAAACGTGGGTTTTGGAAGGCCACAGGCTCTGACCGCAAAATTGTTACCTTATCCGATCCCAAGAGAGTCATTGGACTGAAGAAGACTCTGGTTTTCTACAAAGGAAGAGCACCAAGGGGCTCCAAGACTGACTGGATCATGAATGAGTATCGTTTACCCGCTTCATGCCCTTCCCACAAG GACATAGTGTTATGTAAGATATATAGAAAGGCGACATCTTTGAAAGTGTTGGAGCAAAGGGCAGCAATGGAAGAGCGAATGAAGACAGACCATAGCGTTACATGTTCTGATCCTCCATCTCTGCAACCAATGTCACCATTGATTTCAGGGGACACCACCACCACATTTTCTAGCAAAAACCAAGAATTGGCAGTGCTAGGAGTGACACAACCAGTTATGAAGAAAGAAGACGAGGAAGAAGAGACCATGCTCTCGTTTCTATATGACGAAGCCacagaaattaataaaatcctGGAGTCTACAATTATTAACTGGTATGGAGAATTTGAATCTCCGGTTGTCCAGAGTCAGTACCTAGGACCCCTTTTTCACACCCTTACTTAG